Proteins from a genomic interval of Providencia stuartii:
- a CDS encoding Spy/CpxP family protein refolding chaperone, with the protein MQRTAQTTVMLTLTSAFIIGSVTAFGDTPENIIQTGDSSTPLMLQMQNEPESPSVVAQLQHHELFGNAERTSTFMFNGITLNEKQRQQLRDLMATQRRYQFDNPVSMQEREALHNLIIADDFDEKAVRDQLEKHMQKELAQRVEMARIHHELYQLLTPEQKAQLEQIHQQKMSQFQALQ; encoded by the coding sequence ATGCAAAGAACAGCACAAACAACAGTTATGTTGACGTTAACCTCTGCATTTATTATCGGATCAGTGACGGCTTTTGGGGATACACCAGAAAATATTATTCAAACTGGTGATTCATCGACTCCCCTAATGTTACAAATGCAAAATGAGCCGGAGTCTCCATCAGTAGTTGCTCAGCTTCAGCACCATGAGCTGTTTGGTAATGCAGAACGCACAAGTACATTTATGTTTAATGGTATCACGTTAAATGAAAAACAGCGTCAGCAATTGCGAGATTTAATGGCAACACAGCGTCGTTATCAATTTGATAACCCAGTTTCCATGCAAGAGCGTGAAGCACTGCACAATTTAATCATCGCCGATGATTTTGATGAAAAAGCGGTTCGTGACCAGTTAGAAAAACATATGCAAAAAGAATTGGCCCAGCGTGTTGAAATGGCGCGTATTCACCATGAGTTGTACCAGCTATTAACACCTGAGCAGAAAGCCCAACTTGAGCAGATCCATCAACAGAAGATGTCTCAATTTCAGGCTTTACAGTAA
- the cpxA gene encoding envelope stress sensor histidine kinase CpxA, whose translation MINSLTARIFAIFWFTLALVLMLVLMVPKLDSRQLTSLLESEQRQGEMLEQHIEAELAQAPMNDLLWWRRISNSIKKWAPPGQRLIIVTSEGRVIGAMPSEMQVIRNFIGQSDNADHPKKKKYGRAEILGPFSIRDGEDHYQLYLVRPANSPQSDFINLLFDRPFLLLIATMLISAPLLLWLSWSLARPARKLKMAADDVAKGNLRPHPELESGPQEFLSTGNSFNQMISALDGMVTAQQRLISDISHELRTPLTRLQLATALLRRRHGESKELERIETETHRLDSMINDLLVLSRSQHKNEILRENIKADDLWGDILEDARFEAEQMNKTLDVTAPPGPWPIYCNPSAIGSAFENIVRNALRYSNTHIAVNFKEENNGILITVDDDGPGVSPADRENIFRPFYRTDEARDRETGGTGLGLAIVETAISQHKGWVKADDSPLGGLRLQIWLPEHGR comes from the coding sequence ATGATAAATAGCTTAACCGCGAGAATATTTGCGATTTTCTGGTTTACCCTCGCACTAGTTTTAATGCTAGTGCTGATGGTACCCAAGCTAGACTCTAGGCAGCTCACTTCCCTACTGGAAAGTGAGCAACGCCAAGGGGAGATGCTTGAGCAACACATCGAAGCCGAACTTGCACAGGCACCGATGAACGACCTACTTTGGTGGCGACGTATTTCTAACTCCATCAAAAAATGGGCCCCCCCGGGGCAACGTCTCATCATTGTGACCAGTGAAGGACGTGTTATCGGTGCGATGCCCAGTGAAATGCAAGTGATCCGTAACTTTATCGGGCAATCCGACAACGCCGATCACCCGAAAAAGAAAAAATACGGACGAGCCGAAATTCTTGGACCGTTTTCCATTCGCGACGGTGAAGATCACTATCAACTCTATTTAGTACGACCGGCAAATAGCCCGCAATCAGACTTTATTAACTTATTGTTTGATAGACCATTCCTGCTGTTAATTGCCACCATGTTAATCAGTGCTCCGTTACTACTTTGGCTATCATGGAGTCTGGCTCGCCCTGCTCGTAAATTAAAAATGGCAGCTGACGATGTCGCAAAAGGCAATTTACGTCCACACCCTGAACTTGAATCTGGACCTCAAGAATTTCTTTCTACAGGTAATAGTTTTAACCAGATGATCAGTGCGCTTGATGGCATGGTCACCGCCCAACAACGTTTAATTTCTGATATCTCACACGAATTACGAACGCCATTAACTCGATTGCAGTTGGCAACGGCACTATTACGTCGTCGCCACGGTGAAAGTAAAGAGTTAGAACGCATCGAAACCGAAACCCATCGCTTAGATAGCATGATCAACGACTTATTGGTGTTATCACGTAGCCAACACAAAAATGAAATCCTCAGGGAGAACATTAAAGCCGATGATTTATGGGGAGATATTTTAGAGGATGCTCGCTTTGAAGCAGAGCAAATGAATAAAACGTTGGATGTAACCGCACCGCCCGGCCCATGGCCTATCTACTGCAACCCATCGGCAATTGGCAGTGCATTTGAAAACATTGTTCGTAATGCCCTTCGTTACTCTAATACACACATTGCGGTGAATTTTAAAGAGGAAAACAACGGCATATTAATCACTGTTGATGATGATGGCCCTGGGGTTAGCCCAGCAGACCGTGAAAATATTTTCCGCCCGTTCTATCGCACTGATGAAGCTCGTGATAGAGAGACCGGAGGCACGGGGTTAGGTTTGGCGATTGTTGAAACAGCGATATCACAACATAAAGGTTGGGTAAAAGCTGACGATAGCCCACTTGGTGGTTTACGTTTACAGATTTGGTTACCCGAACATGGTCGATAA
- a CDS encoding M48 family metallopeptidase, translating into MKMKALVAVAVSAVILTGCKNLDQGMLTNSGMQLLQAATLTDGDVKQLSDQSCKEMDAQNKIAPASSKYSKRLDKIAKALGNEIDGTPVNYKVYLTDEVNAWAMANGCVRVYSGLMDMMNDNEVEGVLGHEMGHVALGHSRKAMQVAYAAVAARTAAASAGGVVEQLSASQVAALGEKLVNSQFSQHQESQADDFSYDLLKKRGIKTEGLATSFEKLAKLGGSESSMFDSHPPSAERAQHIRDRIAADK; encoded by the coding sequence ATGAAGATGAAGGCGCTTGTTGCAGTCGCTGTTTCAGCCGTGATTTTGACGGGATGTAAAAACTTAGATCAGGGCATGCTAACAAACTCGGGTATGCAATTACTGCAAGCTGCTACTTTAACTGACGGTGACGTGAAGCAATTAAGTGACCAGTCATGTAAAGAGATGGATGCACAAAATAAAATTGCACCTGCTTCTAGCAAATACTCGAAGCGCTTAGATAAAATTGCTAAAGCATTAGGCAATGAAATCGATGGCACTCCTGTTAACTATAAAGTTTATCTGACCGATGAAGTAAATGCGTGGGCAATGGCGAATGGCTGTGTGCGTGTTTATAGCGGTTTGATGGATATGATGAATGATAATGAAGTTGAAGGTGTATTAGGCCACGAAATGGGCCACGTTGCACTGGGTCACTCACGTAAAGCTATGCAAGTTGCTTATGCCGCTGTTGCTGCCCGCACCGCAGCGGCTTCAGCAGGTGGCGTGGTTGAGCAATTGAGCGCGTCTCAGGTTGCTGCATTGGGTGAAAAACTGGTTAACTCTCAGTTCTCTCAACACCAAGAAAGTCAGGCGGATGATTTCTCTTATGACCTGCTGAAAAAGCGTGGAATTAAAACCGAAGGTCTGGCAACCAGTTTTGAAAAATTAGCAAAACTGGGAGGTAGCGAAAGCAGCATGTTTGACTCGCATCCACCGTCAGCTGAACGTGCTCAACATATCCGTGACCGTATTGCGGCTGATAAATAA
- the cpxR gene encoding envelope stress response regulator transcription factor CpxR has protein sequence MHKILLVDDDRELTSLLKELLEMEGFNVVIAYDGEQALQQLDSSIDLLLLDVMMPKKNGIETLKELRQIHQTPVIMLTARGSELDKVLGLELGADDYLPKPFNDRELVARIRALLRRSNWSEQNQGDNSNTPVLQVDKLQLNPGRQEASFDNEILDLTGTEFTLLYLLAQHLGQVVSREHLSQEVLGKRLTPFDRAIDMHISNLRRKLPERTDGQPWFKTLRGRGYLMVSAT, from the coding sequence ATGCATAAAATCCTATTAGTTGATGACGACCGTGAACTCACGTCGCTCTTAAAAGAACTGCTCGAAATGGAAGGTTTCAACGTTGTCATCGCCTATGATGGTGAACAGGCTTTGCAACAACTTGATTCGTCCATTGACCTGTTATTACTCGATGTCATGATGCCAAAGAAAAATGGTATTGAGACATTAAAAGAGCTACGTCAAATCCACCAAACCCCCGTTATTATGTTGACTGCCCGCGGAAGCGAACTCGACAAAGTATTAGGGTTAGAATTAGGTGCTGACGACTATTTGCCTAAGCCTTTTAATGACCGTGAATTAGTCGCGCGTATCCGTGCATTATTGCGCCGCTCTAATTGGAGTGAACAAAACCAAGGAGATAACAGCAATACACCAGTATTACAGGTGGATAAACTACAATTGAATCCAGGCCGCCAAGAAGCTAGCTTTGACAATGAAATTCTTGACCTAACAGGTACCGAATTCACGTTACTGTATTTATTAGCACAGCACCTTGGTCAAGTTGTTTCAAGAGAACATTTAAGTCAAGAAGTGCTCGGTAAGCGGTTAACACCGTTTGACCGTGCAATTGATATGCACATATCTAACTTACGCCGTAAACTCCCAGAACGTACAGATGGTCAACCTTGGTTTAAAACCTTGCGTGGCCGTGGATACTTGATGGTTTCAGCAACATGA